The Lycium barbarum isolate Lr01 chromosome 9, ASM1917538v2, whole genome shotgun sequence genome has a segment encoding these proteins:
- the LOC132610551 gene encoding 11S globulin seed storage protein 2-like, whose translation MAVTTKLLLAILLSAFLVSAANAVRDYQGQQGQQGTRLTQAQQCRLQRLTGSQPSDRIESEGGFTEVWDENEEQFQCAGVAPMRNVIRRNSLSLPNFHPMPRLVYIERGQGILGITHPGCAETFQSQPQSFQAGREPREERGQGRRGDQHQKVHRIRQGDVVAIPAGAAHWCYNDGEEELVAVSINDLNHRSNQLDQNLRAFYLAGGVPESGRQRVQIGLRRQSTQRFQNIFRAFDTELMAEAFNVPQELVRRMQEEQSERGLIVNVKEGMRMVRPDEEEEFKERPRRGQQWWEEATGNGLEENICTMKIRTNMQHRRQADLFSRQAGKINHVNRQKLPILKYMDMSASKGTLYPNALITPHWSVNGHCVVYVQRGDAQVQVVDHSGQQVMSDRVNQGEMFVVPQFFASTLRAGQNGFEFVVFRTSGEPMNNQLAGYTSVIRAMPVEVLTNAYQISPNEAQRLKVNRGGESFLLSPQRGSS comes from the exons ATGGCGGTCACTACTAAGCTCTTGTTAGCTATACTTCTCTCGGCTTTTCTTGTATCTGCAGCAAATGCAGTTAGAGACTATCAGGGCCAGCAAGGTCAGCAAGGCACTCGTCTGACTCAAGCTCAACAATGCCGCTTACAGAGGCTCACTGGAAGCCAGCCCTCTGATCGCATTGAGTCAGAGGGTGGCTTCACTGAGGTGTGGGACGAGAACGAGGAGCAATTCCAGTGCGCTGGAGTTGCTCCCATGAGGAATGTTATTCGACGCAATTCTCTCTCTTTACCTAATTTCCATCCCATGCCTCGCTTGGTTTACATCGAGCGTGGCCAGGGTATACTTGGAATTACTCACCCTGGCTGTGCTGAGACTTTCCAGTCTCAGCCGCAGTCCTTCCAGGCTGGCAGAGAGCCAAGGGAAGAGAGAGGCCAAGGCCGCAGAGGTGACCAGCACCAGAAAGTCCACCGTATTCGCCAAGGTGATGTCGTGGCAATTCCAGCTGGCGCTGCTCATTGGTGCTATAATGACGGTGAGGAAGAGCTTGTGGCTGTCTCCATTAACGACCTCAACCATCGATCCAACCAGTTAGATCAGAACTTGAGg GCATTTTACTTGGCTGGTGGAGTACCAGAAAGTGGGAGGCAAAGAGTTCAAATTGGTCTAAGAAGGCAAAGCACACAGAGGTTCCAAAACATTTTCCGTGCTTTTGACACAGAATTGATGGCAGAGGCCTTCAACGTTCCACAAGAGCTTGTGAGGAGGATGCAAGAAGAACAGAGCGAACGCGGATTAATTGTCAATGTCAAGGAAGGAATGCGCATGGTTAGGCCcgatgaagaagaagaatttaAAGAGCGTCCACGACGAGGACAACAATGGTGGGAGGAAGCAACTGGAAATGGATTGGAAGAAAACATTTGCACAATGAAAATCCGCACCAACATGCAACACCGAAGACAAGCTGACCTCTTCTCAAGGCAAGCCGGCAAAATTAACCATGTCAATCGCCAAAAACTTCCCATCCTTAAATACATGGACATGAGTGCTTCAAAAGGAACCCTCTATCCG AATGCACTGATAACCCCTCACTGGTCAGTAAACGGCCACTGCGTGGTATATGTGCAAAGAGGAGATGCGCAAGTGCAGGTAGTAGACCACAGCGGGCAACAAGTGATGAGCGACAGGGTGAATCAAGGAGAGATGTTTGTGGTTCCTCAGTTCTTTGCGTCGACATTGAGAGCAGGGCAGAATGGATTTGAATTTGTGGTGTTTAGGACAAGTGGTGAACCAATGAACAACCAACTTGCAGGTTACACATCAGTGATTAGAGCAATGCCTGTTGAGGTCCTCACAAATGCTTACCAGATATCTCCAAATGAAGCACAACGATTGAAGGTGAATAGGGGTGGAGAGAGTTTCCTGCTATCTCCCCAGCGAGGGTCCTCTTAA
- the LOC132610548 gene encoding 11S globulin seed storage protein Jug r 4-like, whose amino-acid sequence MGSSWLCFSLSLLLVLHGTFAQQRYQQQQGQCQLNRLNPQEPNVRIQAEAGVTEIFDPNSQQFQCAGVSLIRHVIQSRGMLLPSYLNTPLLAYVERGRGFYGILNSGCPETFQSSQQFQQGERGAGSRFQDRHQRIGQFRQGDIVAFPAGAAHWAYNEGNEELVLVVFEDSGNNANQLDQTSRRFFIAGNPQQGEQQQGQQGGRSLRRQQFQSGNVFSGFEDELLAEAFGVDRETARKLKGQDDQRGHIVNIEQGLRVVRPPFSQEQEEREERQEQGQYGPRMNGIEETICSAKVRQNIDNPARADIYNPQAGRFTTANSLTLPILNFLRLSAARGVLYRNSIMAPHWVTNAHSVIYITRGEARIQIVDHRGQTVLDDRVRQGQVVVVPQNYAVVKHAENEGVEWVEFNTNSNAMINTLSGRTSAIRGLPVDVIANSYQISRDEARRLKFNREETLIFRASGRSRSSERIAAA is encoded by the exons ATGGGTTCTAGTTGGCTTTGTTTCTCTTTGAGTTTGCTTCTGGTTTTGCATGGTACCTTTGCTCAGCAAAGATACCAACAACAGCAAGGCCAGTGTCAACTCAATAGACTTAACCCTCAAGAACCCAATGTTCGCATTCAAGCTGAAGCTGGTGTAACTGAGATATTCGACCCAAATAGCCAGCAGTTCCAATGTGCTGGCGTATCCCTTATTCGCCACGTCATCCAGTCTAGAGGCATGCTGTTGCCTTCTTACCTTAACACTCCTCTGCTTGCCTATGTTGAACGAG GTAGGGGATTTTATGGTATCTTGAATTCTGGATGCCCTGAAACATTCCAGTCATCACAGCAATTTCAGCAAGGTGAAAGGGGTGCAGGTTCAAGATTCCAAGATCGACACCAGAGGATTGGACAGTTCAGACAGGGTGACATTGTTGCCTTCCCTGCTGGAGCTGCTCACTGGGCTTATAATGAAGGAAATGAGGAGCTTGTTCTTGTTGTTTTCGAGGACAGCGGTAACAATGCCAACCAGCTCGATCAAACTTCAAGG AGATTCTTCATAGCTGGAAACCCACAACAAGGAGAACAGCAACAGGGACAACAAGGTGGTCGCAGCTTGCGCAGGCAACAATTCCAATCTGGAAATGTCTTCAGTGGCTTTGAAGATGAATTGCTGGCTGAGGCATTCGGCGTAGACAGGGAAACAGCAAGGAAGCTTAAGGGACAGGATGACCAGAGAGGCCACATTGTTAACATTGAACAAGGTCTTAGAGTTGTGAGGCCACCATTCTCACAAGAACAAGAGGAGCGCGAGGAGAGACAGGAACAAGGACAGTATGGTCCTCGCATGAACGGAATTGAGGAAACCATCTGTTCCGCTAAAGTCAGGCAGAACATCGACAACCCCGCTCGTGCTGATATCTACAACCCACAGGCTGGACGCTTCACCACTGCCAACAGCCTCACTCTTCCCATTCTCAACTTCCTCAGACTCAGCGCCGCTAGAGGAGTTCTCTACAGA AACTCAATCATGGCGCCACACTGGGTGACGAACGCACACAGCGTAATCTACATAACAAGGGGAGAAGCAAGGATCCAGATAGTTGATCACAGAGGACAAACAGTGCTAGATGACAGAGTTCGACAGGGGCAGGTTGTGGTAGTACCACAGAACTACGCCGTGGTGAAACACGCCGAAAACGAAGGTGTTGAGTGGGTAGAATTCAACACCAACTCCAATGCCATGATCAACACATTGAGTGGACGCACTTCAGCTATTCGAGGATTGCCTGTCGATGTGATCGCTAATTCTTACCAGATTTCGAGGGACGAGGCAAGGAGGCTGAAGTTCAACAGGGAGGAAACTCTAATTTTCCGTGCTTCAGGAAGGTCTCGCTCATCAGAGAGAATTGCTGCTGCTTAA
- the LOC132610550 gene encoding 11S globulin seed storage protein Jug r 4-like gives MGSSWLCFSLSLLLVLHGTFAQQRYQQQQGQCQLNRLNPQEPNVRIQAEAGVTEIFNPNSQQFQCAGVSLIRHVIQSRGMLLPSYLNTPLLAYVERGRGFYGILNSGCPETFQSSQQFQQGERGAGSRFQDRHQRIGQFRQGDIIAFPAGAAHWAYNEGNAELVLVVFEDSGNNANQLDQTSRRFFIAGNPQQGEQQQGQQGGRSLRRQQFQSGNVYSGFEDELLAEAFGVDRETARKLKGQDDQRGHIVNIEQGLRVVRPPFSQEQEEREERQEQGQYGPRMNGIEETICSAKVRQNIDNPARADIYNPQAGRFTTANSLTLPILNFLRLSAAKGVLYRNSIMAPHWVTNAHSVIYITRGEARIQIVDHRGQAVLDDRVRQGQVVVVPQNYAVVKHAENEGVEWVEFSTNSNAMINTLSGRTSAIRGLPVDVIANSYQISRDEARRLKFNREETLIFRASGRSRSSERVAVA, from the exons ATGGGTTCTAGTTGGCTTTGTTTCTCTTTGAGTTTGCTTCTGGTTTTGCATGGTACCTTTGCTCAGCAAAGATACCAACAACAGCAAGGCCAGTGTCAACTCAATAGACTTAACCCTCAAGAACCCAATGTTCGCATTCAAGCTGAAGCTGGTGTAACTGAGATATTCAACCCAAATAGCCAGCAGTTCCAATGTGCTGGCGTATCCCTTATTCGCCACGTCATCCAGTCTAGAGGCATGCTGTTGCCTTCTTACCTTAACACTCCTCTGCTTGCCTATGTTGAACGAG GTAGGGGATTTTATGGTATCTTGAATTCTGGATGCCCGGAAACATTCCAGTCATCACAGCAATTTCAGCAAGGTGAAAGGGGTGCAGGTTCAAGATTCCAAGATCGCCACCAAAGAATTGGACAGTTCAGACAGGGTGACATTATTGCCTTCCCTGCTGGAGCTGCTCACTGGGCTTATAATGAAGGAAATGCGGAGCTGGTTCTTGTTGTTTTCGAGGACAGCGGTAACAATGCCAACCAGCTCGATCAAACTTCAAGG AGATTCTTCATAGCTGGAAACCCACAACAAGGAGAACAGCAACAGGGACAACAAGGTGGTCGCAGCTTGCGCAGGCAACAATTCCAATCTGGAAATGTCTACAGTGGCTTTGAAGATGAATTGCTGGCTGAGGCATTCGGCGTAGACAGGGAAACAGCAAGGAAGCTTAAGGGACAGGATGACCAGAGAGGTCACATTGTTAACATTGAACAAGGTCTTAGAGTTGTGAGGCCACCATTCTCACAAGAACAAGAGGAGCGCGAGGAGAGACAGGAACAAGGACAGTATGGTCCTCGCATGAACGGAATTGAGGAAACCATCTGTTCCGCTAAAGTCAGGCAGAACATCGACAACCCCGCTCGTGCTGATATCTACAACCCACAGGCTGGACGCTTCACCACTGCCAACAGCCTCACTCTTCCCATTCTCAACTTCCTCCGACTCAGCGCCGCCAAAGGAGTTCTCTATAGA AACTCAATCATGGCACCACACTGGGTGACGAACGCACACAGCGTAATCTACATAACAAGGGGAGAAGCAAGGATCCAGATAGTTGATCACAGAGGACAAGCAGTGCTAGATGACAGAGTTCGACAGGGGCAGGTTGTGGTAGTACCACAGAACTACGCCGTGGTGAAACACGCCGAAAACGAAGGTGTTGAGTGGGTAGAATTCAGCACCAACTCCAATGCCATGATCAACACATTGAGTGGACGCACTTCAGCTATTCGAGGATTGCCTGTCGATGTGATCGCTAATTCTTACCAGATTTCGAGGGACGAGGCAAGGAGGCTGAAGTTCAACAGGGAGGAAACTCTAATTTTCCGTGCTTCAGGAAGGTCTCGCTCATCAGAGAGAGTTGCTGTGGCTTAA